A genomic window from Sphingobacterium sp. BN32 includes:
- a CDS encoding PA2169 family four-helix-bundle protein, with amino-acid sequence METLDRKIEILRDAIEINNERIAGYQKAQDIVESENLENLYALFGDYKRQSEQFKSELAPFITQFEETVDNGTMVSGKLFRAWMDLKSLVAPSTSESVLASCEKGEDEFKKEYKDLINESLSDFPEIVDLLQTQLTIQLGAHDHIKELRDNS; translated from the coding sequence ATGGAAACGCTAGATAGAAAGATAGAGATATTAAGAGATGCCATTGAAATCAACAATGAGCGTATTGCTGGTTATCAAAAAGCACAAGATATTGTTGAGTCGGAAAACCTGGAGAATCTATACGCCTTGTTTGGCGATTACAAACGGCAATCTGAACAATTTAAGTCAGAGCTAGCGCCATTTATCACGCAATTCGAAGAAACTGTTGATAATGGCACGATGGTAAGCGGTAAGCTATTTAGAGCGTGGATGGACCTTAAATCATTGGTCGCTCCATCTACTTCAGAGTCCGTGCTGGCAAGTTGCGAAAAAGGCGAAGATGAATTCAAAAAAGAATACAAAGATTTAATCAACGAGTCCTTATCCGACTTCCCTGAGATAGTCGATCTTTTGCAAACACAACTTACCATCCAGTTAGGCGCACATGATCACATCAAAGAGCTCCGAGATAACTCATAA
- a CDS encoding DNA topoisomerase IB has translation MQEDVQSAKELKSHGLRYVDCNKNGIKRLRKGKKFTYVDTKGKTVSDEKKLKRIASLVIPPAWEDVWICASPNGHIQATGIDVRGRKQYKYHTTWSSLRKDNKFANLIVFGKGLPLLRKQIQRDLRRKELDERKVVALALEIMDQTSIRIGNEQYSKQNGSYGLTTLKNKHADFQDNKVFFKFIGKKGIKQQKVLKGKKLYNILRSVKEIPGQRLFQYLDKNGRSYSLDSAQLNHYLKTFYQEEVTCKTFRTWNACFSFLDYLSESAAPETKKERKEILNGAIEHVAKLLGNTKTIAKNHYIDPRLIESYEEGLLDKWIRKVPSAAKEKEKHITKKLLRMLQLTDK, from the coding sequence ATGCAGGAGGATGTTCAATCAGCAAAAGAATTGAAGAGCCACGGACTACGTTATGTGGATTGCAACAAGAATGGGATAAAACGCTTGAGAAAGGGAAAGAAATTTACCTATGTAGATACGAAGGGAAAGACGGTAAGTGATGAAAAGAAGCTTAAGCGGATCGCCAGTTTAGTCATTCCTCCAGCATGGGAGGATGTGTGGATATGCGCAAGCCCAAACGGTCATATTCAGGCGACTGGGATAGATGTCCGCGGCCGCAAACAATATAAATACCATACTACCTGGTCTTCTTTGCGCAAAGACAATAAATTTGCCAACCTCATCGTGTTTGGCAAGGGGCTTCCACTTCTCCGCAAACAAATCCAACGAGATTTACGACGGAAAGAATTAGATGAACGCAAAGTAGTCGCCTTAGCTTTAGAAATAATGGACCAGACGTCGATTCGAATTGGTAATGAGCAGTATAGCAAGCAAAACGGATCCTACGGTTTAACCACGCTTAAGAATAAACATGCAGACTTTCAAGACAATAAAGTATTTTTCAAATTTATTGGAAAGAAAGGTATCAAACAGCAAAAGGTATTAAAAGGGAAAAAACTATACAACATTCTACGATCTGTAAAGGAAATACCCGGACAACGACTATTTCAATATTTAGATAAGAATGGGCGATCATATTCGCTCGATTCTGCTCAGCTTAATCATTATTTGAAAACTTTCTATCAGGAGGAGGTCACTTGCAAGACATTTCGAACCTGGAACGCTTGTTTTTCATTTCTAGATTATCTTTCAGAATCTGCTGCTCCGGAAACAAAAAAGGAACGCAAAGAAATATTGAACGGGGCAATAGAGCATGTCGCGAAGTTGCTAGGTAATACCAAAACCATCGCCAAAAACCATTATATAGATCCTCGACTCATCGAAAGCTATGAAGAAGGACTCTTGGACAAATGGATTAGAAAAGTACCTTCCGCGGCAAAGGAAAAGGAAAAACATATCACGAAAAAGCTTCTTCGCATGTTACAATTAACCGACAAGTAA
- a CDS encoding biliverdin-producing heme oxygenase, whose amino-acid sequence MLSERIKAATKNGHQNLEKQVVYRLKAIENNSDYADLLKFFFSYFETLEQQIANNIPASLESYFSVRRSAKDIAKDIAVLGADLVDLPQAFLPVIENKNQAIGALYVLEGSIMGGPYIVKMLQKQGIETGFNFFQGYGEESAEKWAEFTKIINTEVAEEKDIEEAIASAHNTFEQFSNTFTNTINA is encoded by the coding sequence ATGTTAAGCGAAAGAATCAAAGCAGCAACGAAAAACGGTCACCAAAACTTAGAGAAACAAGTAGTTTACCGTTTAAAAGCAATCGAGAATAATTCAGACTACGCAGATTTATTAAAGTTTTTCTTTTCATACTTTGAAACATTAGAACAGCAGATTGCTAACAATATTCCAGCGTCATTGGAATCATACTTCAGCGTTCGTAGAAGTGCGAAAGATATCGCGAAAGATATCGCAGTCTTAGGTGCAGATTTAGTTGACCTTCCACAGGCCTTTCTTCCGGTGATTGAAAACAAAAACCAAGCTATTGGCGCCTTGTATGTATTGGAAGGCTCAATCATGGGTGGTCCATACATCGTCAAGATGCTTCAAAAGCAAGGGATAGAAACCGGATTTAACTTCTTCCAAGGTTATGGCGAGGAGTCTGCCGAGAAATGGGCAGAATTCACAAAGATCATCAATACAGAAGTTGCCGAAGAAAAAGACATCGAAGAAGCTATTGCCAGTGCACATAACACCTTCGAACAATTCTCTAATACATTCACAAATACCATAAATGCATAA
- a CDS encoding HmuY family protein gives MNYKKQHTIVLMLSLLTLTACSKSNEGPSLPLEDGVSIVVENLAGDVDASVGATGPGKEKRDFHTFLFRFSDKKQTWLKTAQDSANHFKKADWDLAFSNYYNSNIYINNGEQSGVPFTGNGSKHKMILLKQDYQSVTTAPSDAEFDSSTLYNIGMIIDEGSAGWYNYNMTSHLVQVAPNRTYVLRLSNGKYAKLQLINVYKNNPPVVTDLNWQAPYYTFRYFVQEDGSKNLRTQ, from the coding sequence ATGAACTATAAAAAACAACATACTATAGTCCTAATGCTATCGCTCTTGACGTTGACAGCATGTAGTAAATCGAATGAAGGGCCGTCACTCCCCTTAGAAGATGGGGTGAGCATCGTAGTTGAAAATCTTGCTGGAGACGTAGATGCTTCGGTAGGCGCTACTGGACCAGGAAAAGAGAAGCGTGACTTCCATACCTTCCTGTTCCGCTTTTCCGATAAAAAGCAAACCTGGCTAAAGACCGCGCAGGACTCCGCTAATCACTTTAAGAAAGCCGATTGGGACTTAGCTTTCAGCAATTATTACAATAGCAATATCTACATCAACAACGGCGAACAGTCAGGCGTCCCTTTTACGGGAAATGGCTCAAAGCATAAGATGATATTGCTGAAGCAGGACTATCAGAGTGTTACTACTGCGCCTAGCGACGCGGAATTCGATAGTAGCACACTTTACAACATCGGGATGATAATTGATGAAGGCTCTGCCGGTTGGTATAACTACAATATGACATCTCACCTGGTGCAAGTCGCACCGAACAGGACTTATGTACTAAGACTCTCTAACGGCAAGTATGCGAAGCTACAGCTTATCAATGTCTACAAAAACAATCCGCCTGTGGTTACAGACCTGAACTGGCAAGCGCCATACTATACCTTTCGATATTTCGTACAGGAAGACGGCAGTAAAAATCTAAGAACACAATAA